A part of Aegilops tauschii subsp. strangulata cultivar AL8/78 chromosome 2, Aet v6.0, whole genome shotgun sequence genomic DNA contains:
- the LOC120974206 gene encoding uncharacterized protein, with protein MFHYAINSPPPLGRGRAQRQRQQAPRRSAIPAATPESESPYASSSWASLAEDLLDLIGWRVLTGDLLDYVRLRAACRQWRSSTVSPGGRSLHDPRFYPRRWMLLPEGHGLHPGHTRLHGYIRFINLSTGAIVRSNLPIFSDHCVLDSVDGILVLKRDHDTAVRLLHPFTGDIADLPPLASLRTMLTPGQQQILDWSFFRTICATSFTVSADGVVTAMIALFYLGRVACATSMDQQWRLSTWSVSKSWRPMSFQGKIYTLHCDTLDSELQISQIDLPGLGEKEDFGDLLCYLPEPKLIATFPAGRLHMPYHLGECDSEIMLIGREECRLSFHIGVYRVADILADKITPVTSIGGNALFVEDRVLSVSSRVHPTIVADAIVLLHQKEVYLGQYHLASRTWLPTADGGLKGASVPSPCSLIYHIFTCCYRILWNKGQILFQGTLQPIWRVKRKGRLGC; from the exons ATGTTCCACTATGCAATTAACTCTC CGCCGCCCCTCGGCCGCGGCCGCGCGCAGCGACAGCGGCAGCAAGCGCCGCGACGCTCGGCCATCCCCGCCGCCACCCCGGAATCCGAGTCCCCCTACGCGTCTTCCTCGTGGGCGTCCCTTGCCGAGGACCTACTCGACCTGATCGGGTGGCGGGTGCTGACCGGCGACCTGCTCGACTACGTCCGCCTCCGCGCCGCCTGCCGCCAGTGGCGCTCATCCACCGTCTCCCCGGGCGGCCGCAGCCTCCACGACCCGCGCTTCTACCCGCGCCGGTGGATGCTGCTGCCCGAGGGCCACGGCCTCCACCCCGGCCACACCAGGCTACACGGGTACATCCGGTTCATCAACCTGTCCACCGGCGCCATCGTCCGGTCAAATCTCCCGATCTTCAGCGACCACTGCGTCCTCGACTCCGTCGACGGGATCCTGGTGCTGAAGCGGGACCACGACACCGCCGTGCGCCTTCTCCACCCCTTCACCGGCGACATCGCGGACCTCCCGCCGCTCGCGTCCCTCAGGACGATGCTGACACCCGGACAGCAGCAGATATTGGACTGGTCGTTTTTCAGGACCATATGCGCGACCTCCTTCACTGTGAGCGCAGATGGGGTCGTCACCGCCATGATTGCTCTCTTCTATTTAGGGCGGGTAGCCTGTGCCACCTCCATGGACCAGCAATGGAGGCTCTCGACATGGAGCGTATCAAAAAGCTGGAGGCCAATGTCGTTCCAGGGCAAGATATACACGTTGCACTGTGACACATTGGACAGTGAGCTTCAGATTTCCCAGATTGACCTGCCGGGGCTCGGGGAGAAGGAGGATTTTGGTGATCTGTTGTGTTATCTACCGGAACCAAAGTTGATCGCCACATTTCCGGCAGGCAGACTTCACATGCCTTACCACCTCGGAGAATGCGACTCAGAGATCATGTTGATTGGGCGTGAAGAATGTAGGCTCTCTTTTCACATTGGGGTTTACAGAGTAGCTGACATTTTGGCAGACAAGATTACACCAGTAACAAGCATCGGAGGAAATGCTTTGTTTGTTGAAGACAGGGTTCTGAGTGTGAGCAGTAGAGTGCACCCAACCATTGTGGCTGACGCCATTGTACTTCTCCATCAGAAGGAAGTATATCTTGGGCAATACCACCTTGCTAGTAGGACATGGTTGCCAACAGCAGATGGAGGTCTCAAAGGTGCTTCTGTACCCAGTCCTTGTAGCCTCATTTACCATATTTTCACATGTTGCTATCGTATTCTTTG gaacaAAGGACAAATTCTTTTTCAGGGGACGCTTCAACCTATTTGGAGGGTGAAGAGAAAGGGGCGACTTGGG